In Solanum pennellii chromosome 3, SPENNV200, a single window of DNA contains:
- the LOC107012796 gene encoding mRNA cap guanine-N7 methyltransferase 1-like isoform X1, whose product MKRDYSESPSSSSVGPPQSKFKHNPEGDNHFLEDESTKIFARKVADHYSARTNQTLEEREASPIIHLKKLNNWIKSVLIQLYAKRGDAVLDLACGKGGDLIKWDKAKVGYYVGIDIADGSIEDCRTRYNGDADHHQRRKKFSFPARLICGDCYEVRLDRILADDAPFDVCSCQFAMHYSWSTEARARRALANVSALLRPGGIFIGTMPDANVIIKKLREAEGLTFGNSVYWIRFDEEFSEKKFKSSNPFGIKYKFHLEDAVDCPEWIVPFHIFKALAEEYDFELAFVKNNHIFIDEYMKKPEFIELMRRLGALGDGNQDRSKLSSLVAEFYALMFHGTLSPDEWEVAYLYLTFVLRKKGQPDQTQGNPRRDKGKMHLTKDDIENVNGTV is encoded by the exons ATGAAGCGAGATTACTCAGAGTCTCCATCTTCAAGTTCTGTTGGACCTCCTCAATCCAAATTTAAGCACAACCCTGAAG GTGACAATCATTTTCTCGAAGATGAGAGCACAAAAATCTTTGCCAGGAAGGTGGCTGATCATTACAGTGCAAGGACCAACCAAACTCTTGAAGAGCGTGAAGCAAGTCCTATCATCCACTTAAAGAAACTTAACAACTGG ATCAAGAGTGTCTTGATTCAACTCTATGCTAAAAGAGGGGATGCAGTTCTTGATCTTGCTTGCGGGAAG GGAGGTGATCTCATTAAATGGGATAAAGCAAAAGTTGGATATTATGTTGGCATTGATATTGCTGATGGTTCG ATAGAAGACTGCCGAACCCGCTACAATGGTGATGCAGATCACCACCAGCGCCGCAAAAAGTTCTCATTTCCTGCCAGACTTATATGTGGAGATTGTTATGAG GTTCGTCTGGACCGGATTTTAGCAGATGATGCACCTTTTGATGTTTGTAGCTGTCAG TTTGCTATGCATTATTCATGGTCTACTGAGGCACGTGCACGCCGTGCGCTGGCCAATGTCTCAGCTTTACTTCGACCTGGAGGAATATTTATTGGAACAATGCCAGATGCCAATGTCATCATCAAGAAGCTAAGAGAAG CTGAAGGGCTAACCTTTGGTAATAGTGTCTACTGGATACgttttgatgaagaattttcaGAGAAG AAATTTAAATCTTCAAATCCGTTTGGCATCAAATACAAGTTCCATCTAGAG GATGCTGTTGACTGCCCCGAATGGATTGTCCCTTTCCACATCTTCAAGGCATTGGCTGAAGAG TATgactttgagctagcttttgtgAAGAATAACCACATATTTATAGACGAATACATGAAGAAACCAGAGTTCATTGAACTAATGAGGAGGCTCGGTGCATTAGGTGATGGGAACCAAGACCGAAGTAAGCTTAGTTCTCTGGTTGCTGAATTTTACGCTTTGATGTTTCATG GTACTCTATCACCAGATGAATGGGAGGTAGCCTACCTATATTTGACATTTGTTCTGAGAAAG AAAGGGCAACCAGATCAAACACAGGGAAATCCTAGAAGAGACAAAGGCAAGATGCATTTGACAAAAGACGATATCGAGAATGTTAATGGTACAGTGTAG
- the LOC107012796 gene encoding mRNA cap guanine-N7 methyltransferase 1-like isoform X2, with protein sequence MKRDYSESPSSSSVGPPQSKFKHNPEGDNHFLEDESTKIFARKVADHYSARTNQTLEEREASPIIHLKKLNNWIKSVLIQLYAKRGDAVLDLACGKGGDLIKWDKAKVGYYVGIDIADGSIEDCRTRYNGDADHHQRRKKFSFPARLICGDCYEVRLDRILADDAPFDVCSCQFAMHYSWSTEARARRALANVSALLRPGGIFIGTMPDANVIIKKLREAEGLTFGNSVYWIRFDEEFSEKKFKSSNPFGIKYKFHLEDAVDCPEWIVPFHIFKALAEEYDFELAFVKNNHIFIDEYMKKPEFIELMRRLGALGDGNQDRSTLSPDEWEVAYLYLTFVLRKKGQPDQTQGNPRRDKGKMHLTKDDIENVNGTV encoded by the exons ATGAAGCGAGATTACTCAGAGTCTCCATCTTCAAGTTCTGTTGGACCTCCTCAATCCAAATTTAAGCACAACCCTGAAG GTGACAATCATTTTCTCGAAGATGAGAGCACAAAAATCTTTGCCAGGAAGGTGGCTGATCATTACAGTGCAAGGACCAACCAAACTCTTGAAGAGCGTGAAGCAAGTCCTATCATCCACTTAAAGAAACTTAACAACTGG ATCAAGAGTGTCTTGATTCAACTCTATGCTAAAAGAGGGGATGCAGTTCTTGATCTTGCTTGCGGGAAG GGAGGTGATCTCATTAAATGGGATAAAGCAAAAGTTGGATATTATGTTGGCATTGATATTGCTGATGGTTCG ATAGAAGACTGCCGAACCCGCTACAATGGTGATGCAGATCACCACCAGCGCCGCAAAAAGTTCTCATTTCCTGCCAGACTTATATGTGGAGATTGTTATGAG GTTCGTCTGGACCGGATTTTAGCAGATGATGCACCTTTTGATGTTTGTAGCTGTCAG TTTGCTATGCATTATTCATGGTCTACTGAGGCACGTGCACGCCGTGCGCTGGCCAATGTCTCAGCTTTACTTCGACCTGGAGGAATATTTATTGGAACAATGCCAGATGCCAATGTCATCATCAAGAAGCTAAGAGAAG CTGAAGGGCTAACCTTTGGTAATAGTGTCTACTGGATACgttttgatgaagaattttcaGAGAAG AAATTTAAATCTTCAAATCCGTTTGGCATCAAATACAAGTTCCATCTAGAG GATGCTGTTGACTGCCCCGAATGGATTGTCCCTTTCCACATCTTCAAGGCATTGGCTGAAGAG TATgactttgagctagcttttgtgAAGAATAACCACATATTTATAGACGAATACATGAAGAAACCAGAGTTCATTGAACTAATGAGGAGGCTCGGTGCATTAGGTGATGGGAACCAAGACCGAA GTACTCTATCACCAGATGAATGGGAGGTAGCCTACCTATATTTGACATTTGTTCTGAGAAAG AAAGGGCAACCAGATCAAACACAGGGAAATCCTAGAAGAGACAAAGGCAAGATGCATTTGACAAAAGACGATATCGAGAATGTTAATGGTACAGTGTAG